In the genome of Massilibacillus massiliensis, one region contains:
- the recF gene encoding DNA replication/repair protein RecF (All proteins in this family for which functions are known are DNA-binding proteins that assist the filamentation of RecA onto DNA for the initiation of recombination or recombinational repair.) translates to MRVKKISLHNYRNYTALSLSFSQNLNIFIGQNAQGKTNIIEAIYFAAIGHSHRSSVEHDVIRWEQNQARIGLVFDRMLIENELVFHFYADKNKEVLYNSHPIKQKDLIGLFNVVLFSPEDLSLIKGAPAGRRRFLDLEISQASPIYYKQLIKYNRIIAQRNMLLKKIKERKSSKDLLESWDEQFSAIAAEVVLKRINAIKKLNMLANLMHRKISKNKENLEVDYKISGLEDAIVPENLITWYNSKLSESRELDIIRGSTSIGPHRDDIILKVNNINLRSFGSQGQQRTGVLALKLAELEFIKSETGEYPVLLLDDVMSELDANRREQLLLFIRDKIQTFITATDHTYFPKEIDGKYYRVEAGKVVE, encoded by the coding sequence ATGCGGGTAAAAAAAATTAGTTTACATAATTATAGAAATTACACTGCATTATCCTTGTCTTTTTCACAGAATTTAAATATTTTTATAGGACAAAATGCCCAGGGAAAAACAAATATTATTGAAGCAATCTATTTTGCAGCAATCGGACATTCGCACCGCAGCAGTGTTGAACATGATGTGATTCGGTGGGAACAAAATCAAGCTAGAATCGGTCTTGTTTTTGATCGAATGCTGATTGAAAATGAATTGGTATTTCATTTTTATGCGGATAAAAATAAAGAAGTTTTATATAATAGCCACCCAATTAAACAAAAAGATTTAATTGGCTTATTTAATGTCGTTCTTTTTTCTCCGGAGGATTTATCGTTAATTAAAGGTGCCCCGGCGGGGCGGAGGCGATTTTTAGATCTTGAAATTTCTCAAGCAAGCCCTATTTACTATAAACAATTAATAAAATATAACCGAATTATTGCCCAGCGAAACATGCTTCTAAAAAAGATCAAGGAAAGAAAGAGCAGCAAAGATTTATTGGAAAGCTGGGACGAACAATTTTCTGCAATTGCCGCAGAAGTTGTTTTAAAAAGAATCAATGCAATTAAGAAATTAAATATGCTTGCAAATTTAATGCATCGTAAAATTTCGAAAAATAAGGAAAATTTGGAAGTTGATTATAAAATTTCAGGACTTGAAGATGCGATAGTTCCGGAAAATTTAATTACATGGTATAATAGTAAATTAAGTGAATCTCGTGAATTAGATATCATACGTGGTAGTACGAGTATAGGACCGCATCGGGATGATATCATTTTAAAAGTAAATAATATAAACTTACGATCCTTTGGTTCGCAAGGACAACAACGTACAGGTGTATTAGCTCTTAAACTTGCTGAATTAGAATTTATTAAATCAGAAACGGGTGAATACCCTGTTTTGTTATTAGATGATGTTATGAGCGAACTCGATGCAAATCGGCGGGAGCAGCTATTATTATTTATCAGAGATAAAATTCAAACTTTTATTACAGCTACTGATCATACTTATTTTCCTAAAGAAATTGATGGAAAATACTATCGTGTTGAGGCTGGTAAAGTAGTGGAGTGA
- a CDS encoding RNA-binding S4 domain-containing protein, which produces METIEINSEVIQLDQLLKWAGIVDSGGQVKGMIEEKIIKLNGVFVTERRKKIYPGDTIEILESGIWQVIKSQGE; this is translated from the coding sequence ATGGAAACAATAGAAATTAACAGTGAAGTAATTCAGCTCGATCAATTATTAAAATGGGCTGGAATTGTAGATTCAGGCGGACAAGTAAAAGGCATGATTGAAGAAAAAATCATAAAATTGAATGGTGTTTTCGTCACAGAAAGAAGAAAAAAAATATATCCTGGAGATACGATTGAGATTTTAGAATCTGGAATTTGGCAAGTGATAAAAAGTCAAGGTGAATAG
- the dnaN gene encoding DNA polymerase III subunit beta, with the protein MKFSCKKEQLVHAVQIVQKAVSSKPQMPILSGIYLNALDNTLELQATDYELGISCKIDAQISEPGAIVLSGRYFQEVVRRLPGDMVEIVTNREDHTIKITSNTAQFNLLSLPASEFPVLHPLEGTTTFKIRDNVLRELIKKTVFACSQDEARPVFTGGLLEVSNSDVLMVATNTHRLSVKKEYLDSFSGAIKIIIPSKILNELARIMVSEVPSDVTIHCTRNQISFMIDNVYIISRLIEGQFPDYKRVIPENFSTEILLNTDDFLSAVERVSLISRAGDYNVIRLSFSQDSVVITSNNPDIGKAEESVNVSLSGNELDIAFNAKYVTDILKNIDSEKIYFSLNTPLSPASIRPLDDDTYNYIITPVRTS; encoded by the coding sequence ATGAAATTTTCCTGTAAAAAAGAACAACTTGTACATGCTGTACAAATTGTTCAAAAAGCGGTATCAAGCAAACCGCAAATGCCCATATTATCAGGTATTTATTTGAATGCACTAGACAACACACTAGAATTACAAGCAACAGATTACGAATTAGGAATTAGTTGTAAAATAGATGCACAGATCAGTGAACCAGGTGCTATTGTTCTATCGGGTCGTTATTTTCAAGAAGTTGTCCGCAGATTACCTGGGGATATGGTAGAGATTGTAACAAATCGAGAAGATCATACGATCAAAATTACTTCTAATACGGCACAATTTAATTTATTGAGTTTGCCTGCATCAGAATTTCCTGTCTTGCACCCGCTGGAAGGAACAACCACTTTTAAAATTAGAGACAATGTATTAAGAGAATTAATCAAGAAAACAGTGTTTGCTTGTTCCCAAGATGAGGCAAGACCTGTTTTTACTGGTGGATTACTAGAAGTAAGTAATAGTGATGTACTTATGGTGGCTACAAATACGCATAGATTATCTGTGAAAAAAGAGTATTTAGATTCATTTAGCGGCGCAATAAAAATTATTATTCCGTCTAAAATATTGAATGAGTTAGCTCGCATTATGGTATCAGAAGTTCCGTCTGATGTTACTATCCATTGTACGCGTAATCAGATTAGTTTCATGATTGATAATGTTTACATAATATCGAGATTGATCGAAGGACAATTCCCGGATTATAAGCGCGTTATTCCTGAAAATTTTTCCACGGAAATTCTTTTGAATACGGATGATTTTTTATCTGCTGTAGAACGTGTTTCTTTAATTTCACGTGCAGGAGATTATAATGTAATTCGCTTATCCTTTAGTCAAGATTCTGTAGTTATTACTTCAAACAATCCTGATATTGGTAAAGCAGAAGAGTCTGTAAATGTTTCCTTGTCTGGGAATGAACTCGATATTGCGTTTAATGCGAAATACGTAACAGATATCCTCAAAAACATTGATAGTGAAAAGATTTATTTTTCATTAAATACCCCATTAAGTCCAGCTAGTATCAGACCTCTTGATGATGATACTTACAACTATATCATTACGCCAGTTCGAACCAGTTAA
- the dnaA gene encoding chromosomal replication initiator protein DnaA codes for MDTTQLQATWEQILSKLELSLSKLTCDTWLKPVIPISLTDTTIELGTPKKFMKEWIESRYIPFIVDAGYEVTNKHLTVVITNLDLDNDINTSVPEAPIPQTRPVNTSNTQSIQTSLIDEETPQINQKSMDFKTQAPLILEDSLSLNPKYVFETFVTGNSNRFAHAAALAVAESPAQVYNPFFMYGGVGLGKTHLMHAIGHRILKNHPNLRVLYISSEKFTNELINSIRDGNPESFRQKYRNIDVLLVDDIQFLSKKEHTQEEFFHTFNTLHEANKQIIISSDRPPREIQTLEDRLRSRFEWGLITDIQAPDLETRIAILRKKALLENLNVPNDVMVYIASRIDNNIRELEGALIRVMAYASLTNQVVNNELATEALKDVFPTSKTKQITLELIQEIVSSYFKIKVEELLVKKRTRNLAFPRQIAMYLCRELTDTSLPRIGEMFGGRDHTTVIHAHDKISRERNEDMKLNNTIKELIKRIESM; via the coding sequence ATGGATACAACACAATTACAAGCCACTTGGGAGCAAATTCTAAGCAAATTAGAATTGTCTTTATCAAAACTCACTTGTGACACCTGGCTAAAACCAGTTATACCTATTTCTTTAACAGATACGACGATTGAACTCGGCACGCCGAAAAAATTCATGAAAGAATGGATCGAATCTCGTTATATTCCTTTTATTGTAGATGCCGGTTACGAAGTTACCAACAAACATCTTACTGTCGTCATTACAAACCTAGATCTTGATAATGATATAAATACGTCTGTACCAGAAGCGCCAATTCCCCAAACTCGACCTGTAAATACTTCCAACACACAATCCATTCAAACTTCTTTAATTGACGAAGAAACTCCGCAAATCAATCAAAAATCAATGGATTTTAAAACACAGGCTCCATTAATTCTAGAAGATTCACTCTCTTTGAATCCTAAATACGTTTTTGAAACATTTGTCACTGGTAACTCCAATCGTTTTGCACACGCAGCAGCCCTTGCTGTAGCCGAATCACCGGCACAAGTCTACAATCCTTTTTTTATGTACGGCGGTGTTGGCCTAGGTAAAACGCATTTAATGCACGCAATCGGGCATCGTATTTTGAAAAATCATCCGAATCTTCGTGTTTTATATATTTCGAGTGAGAAATTCACCAATGAATTAATCAATTCAATTCGTGATGGGAATCCAGAAAGTTTCCGGCAAAAATATCGTAATATTGATGTTCTACTTGTGGATGATATTCAATTTCTATCTAAGAAAGAGCATACCCAAGAAGAATTTTTCCATACGTTTAATACATTACATGAAGCAAATAAACAGATTATTATTTCCAGCGATCGTCCTCCCCGTGAAATACAAACCCTTGAAGATCGTCTGCGATCCCGCTTTGAATGGGGATTGATCACAGATATTCAAGCACCGGATCTTGAAACACGTATTGCAATTTTACGAAAAAAGGCATTATTGGAAAATCTCAATGTTCCCAATGACGTTATGGTTTATATTGCCAGCCGAATTGACAACAATATTCGAGAGCTCGAAGGTGCTTTGATCCGTGTAATGGCATATGCTTCACTGACAAATCAAGTGGTAAATAATGAATTGGCCACAGAAGCATTGAAGGACGTCTTTCCAACAAGCAAAACAAAACAAATTACTTTAGAGCTGATACAAGAGATCGTATCTTCTTATTTTAAAATAAAAGTAGAAGAGCTTTTAGTCAAAAAAAGAACACGCAACCTTGCTTTTCCGCGCCAAATTGCAATGTATTTATGTCGCGAGCTTACAGATACCTCGCTGCCTCGAATTGGTGAAATGTTTGGCGGCCGTGATCATACCACAGTTATTCACGCACATGACAAAATCAGCCGTGAGCGTAATGAAGATATGAAACTAAATAATACAATCAAAGAACTTATTAAGAGAATTGAAAGTATGTAG
- the rpmH gene encoding 50S ribosomal protein L34, whose protein sequence is MKRTFQPNTLWRKRTHGFRERMKTRGGRLVLKRRRAKGRSKLSA, encoded by the coding sequence ATGAAACGTACTTTTCAACCAAATACACTATGGAGAAAAAGAACGCATGGCTTCCGTGAACGCATGAAGACCAGAGGTGGTCGTCTTGTTTTAAAAAGAAGACGCGCTAAAGGCAGAAGTAAATTGTCTGCTTAG
- the rnpA gene encoding ribonuclease P protein component: MMYKLPKQNILRKNKQFQGVYRYGKSYSNRMMVLYVLSNCELERKVGFAAGKRLGNAVVRNRVKRLLRETYRLNQHRLKRGLSLLLVGRKPMVGVNYKVVDKAFGDLCTRAHIFDE, translated from the coding sequence ATGATGTATAAATTACCCAAGCAGAATATACTGCGTAAAAACAAACAATTTCAAGGTGTTTATCGATACGGTAAGTCCTATTCGAATCGTATGATGGTTCTTTATGTCTTATCAAACTGCGAGCTGGAAAGAAAAGTTGGCTTTGCAGCAGGTAAACGGCTGGGAAATGCTGTAGTTAGAAATCGAGTAAAAAGACTTCTTCGTGAAACTTATCGACTCAATCAACATCGATTGAAGCGTGGTTTGAGCTTACTCTTAGTTGGACGAAAACCAATGGTTGGAGTAAATTACAAAGTTGTTGATAAAGCTTTTGGAGATTTATGCACGAGAGCTCATATTTTTGACGAATAG
- the yidD gene encoding membrane protein insertion efficiency factor YidD encodes MKKFFILLIKFYRIFLSPLKPPTCRFVPTCSEYALIAFEKYGVFRGFYLTLKRILKCHPFHPGGYDPVK; translated from the coding sequence ATGAAAAAATTTTTTATTTTATTGATAAAATTTTATCGTATATTTTTATCACCGTTAAAACCGCCTACTTGTCGCTTTGTTCCAACTTGTTCGGAGTACGCATTAATTGCTTTCGAAAAATATGGGGTGTTCCGTGGATTTTATTTGACACTAAAACGCATTTTAAAGTGTCATCCCTTTCATCCAGGCGGTTATGATCCTGTGAAATAG
- a CDS encoding YidC/Oxa1 family membrane protein insertase, with product MDLFNAFIGYLQSFLTIFYNLSDTLGYANYGVAIILMTIVIKMLLYPLTVKQVKSMKAMQEMQPEMKKLQEKYKNKPAELQKEMASLYSKAGVNPLAGCLPLIAQMPILIGIFYAIRDYVYEGSPTFFWVTNLSQADPYYILPVVSALTTYIQQKQTTVEVTQQTKMMMIFMPLFIGWISLTFPSGLVLYWVVSNIMQILQQWWMYRSDDKLKGEAA from the coding sequence GTGGATTTATTTAACGCCTTTATCGGTTATTTGCAAAGTTTTTTAACGATTTTTTATAACTTAAGTGATACGCTCGGATATGCAAATTATGGTGTAGCGATTATCTTAATGACAATCGTAATCAAAATGCTTCTTTATCCATTAACGGTAAAACAGGTAAAATCAATGAAGGCTATGCAGGAAATGCAGCCTGAAATGAAAAAATTACAAGAAAAATATAAAAATAAACCCGCAGAATTACAGAAAGAAATGGCTTCCTTATATAGCAAAGCCGGTGTCAATCCTCTGGCAGGATGTTTACCGCTTATCGCCCAAATGCCAATTTTGATTGGAATATTTTACGCAATTCGTGATTATGTTTATGAAGGATCGCCAACTTTTTTTTGGGTAACAAATCTTTCACAGGCCGATCCATATTATATTTTACCGGTTGTATCTGCATTGACTACGTATATACAACAGAAACAAACAACTGTAGAAGTGACGCAACAAACGAAAATGATGATGATATTCATGCCATTGTTTATTGGATGGATTAGTTTAACTTTTCCATCAGGATTGGTATTATACTGGGTAGTGAGCAATATTATGCAAATTCTACAACAGTGGTGGATGTATCGTTCCGATGATAAATTAAAAGGGGAGGCTGCTTAA
- the jag gene encoding RNA-binding cell elongation regulator Jag/EloR, with amino-acid sequence MLTVVEKTGKTIEEALAAALMEFNVSEDRVAYEVIDMPSKGFLGLIGSKPAKIKVSLKKLPPVEIAIQFLEDLFKSMKIAVLIKKIENENGYVFDLQGEDLGILIGKHGQTLDALQYLTNLAANQDMSEAKVRIILDVENYRKRRQETLCRLANRLADKVKRFGDKIVLEPMSRHERKVIHTALQEDPKILTYSDGEEPYRKVVITLKR; translated from the coding sequence ATGCTTACTGTAGTTGAAAAAACTGGTAAGACTATTGAAGAAGCTCTAGCAGCGGCATTAATGGAATTCAATGTAAGCGAAGATCGTGTTGCATATGAGGTTATTGATATGCCTAGCAAAGGGTTTTTGGGATTAATTGGATCTAAACCTGCTAAAATTAAAGTATCTTTAAAAAAACTCCCTCCGGTTGAAATTGCGATTCAATTTTTAGAAGATCTCTTTAAATCGATGAAGATCGCGGTTTTGATAAAAAAAATTGAAAATGAAAATGGATATGTTTTTGACTTACAGGGTGAAGATCTGGGAATCTTAATTGGTAAGCATGGACAAACATTGGATGCATTACAATACTTAACAAATCTTGCAGCAAATCAAGATATGAGTGAAGCTAAAGTAAGAATTATTCTTGACGTTGAAAATTATAGAAAGAGACGTCAGGAAACTTTATGTCGTTTAGCAAATCGTCTGGCGGATAAGGTAAAACGTTTCGGTGATAAAATTGTTTTAGAACCGATGAGCCGTCATGAAAGAAAAGTTATTCATACTGCATTGCAAGAAGATCCTAAGATTCTTACGTATAGTGATGGAGAAGAACCATATCGTAAGGTTGTTATTACATTAAAACGGTAA
- the mnmE gene encoding tRNA uridine-5-carboxymethylaminomethyl(34) synthesis GTPase MnmE: MHTQTISAIATSVGEGGIGIVRLSGDKAFEIANNIFVPKNKQNVEEISTHRVTYGKIVDKKNDCVIDEALLLTMHGPHSYTCEDVVELHCHGGATPLRNVLSLTLREGARLAEPGEFTKRAFLNGRLDLSQAQAVIDVIRSKTDASLRMAVGHLSGEFSEKIREYRYEILRMIAHLEAAIDFPEDDIDEIATDEVRDEVSHLKEDLEKLLATAKTGRVLREGLETAIIGKPNVGKSSLLNAILRESRAIVTDVPGTTRDSIEEYANFGGIPLKIIDTAGIRETEDVVEKIGVEKSRDYIKRADLILVLLDMARSLSAEDEEILSMIGNRQAIVLLNKSDLKATLDMDSIKNKLPNHKLIKISTVSGTGLDELEKAVIDMVYCGQVQQGEGAFVNNVRQAEILRLADQHLQEVLTTIDHGMSPDFIVIDLRAAWETLGEITGDTVGEDIIDQIFSQFCIGK; the protein is encoded by the coding sequence ATGCATACGCAAACAATTAGTGCAATTGCTACTTCAGTCGGTGAAGGTGGAATTGGGATTGTTCGACTAAGTGGTGATAAAGCATTTGAAATAGCAAACAATATTTTTGTTCCTAAAAATAAGCAAAACGTCGAGGAAATTTCTACGCATCGTGTTACCTACGGAAAGATCGTTGATAAAAAAAATGATTGTGTTATCGATGAAGCGTTGCTGCTGACAATGCATGGACCACATTCTTACACCTGTGAAGATGTTGTTGAACTACATTGTCATGGTGGTGCAACTCCGCTCCGCAATGTACTTAGTCTTACACTGCGTGAAGGAGCACGACTTGCTGAACCGGGAGAATTTACAAAGCGTGCCTTTTTAAATGGACGCCTCGACTTATCACAAGCACAGGCTGTAATTGATGTAATTCGCTCTAAAACAGATGCATCACTTAGGATGGCAGTTGGACATCTTTCAGGTGAATTTTCCGAAAAAATTCGCGAGTATCGTTATGAAATTCTAAGAATGATTGCACATTTAGAAGCAGCGATTGATTTTCCAGAGGATGATATTGACGAAATTGCGACAGATGAAGTGCGGGATGAAGTCTCTCATCTTAAAGAAGATCTTGAAAAACTGCTTGCAACAGCGAAAACCGGTCGGGTTCTGCGGGAAGGTCTAGAAACAGCGATTATTGGCAAACCAAATGTTGGTAAATCCAGTTTATTGAATGCTATACTACGTGAAAGTCGTGCTATCGTAACGGATGTTCCGGGAACGACACGTGATAGTATTGAAGAATATGCAAATTTTGGCGGAATTCCATTAAAAATTATTGATACGGCAGGAATTCGTGAAACAGAAGATGTTGTTGAAAAAATTGGCGTGGAAAAATCGCGTGATTATATAAAGAGAGCAGATTTAATTTTAGTTTTGTTGGATATGGCTCGTTCTTTATCTGCAGAAGATGAAGAAATTTTATCTATGATTGGAAATCGTCAGGCAATTGTATTATTAAATAAAAGTGATCTTAAGGCGACCTTAGATATGGATTCTATTAAGAATAAATTACCAAATCATAAACTTATAAAAATATCTACTGTATCTGGGACTGGCTTAGATGAATTAGAGAAAGCAGTCATTGATATGGTTTATTGTGGACAAGTGCAGCAAGGGGAAGGGGCATTTGTAAATAATGTTAGACAGGCAGAAATATTAAGACTGGCTGATCAGCATTTACAAGAAGTATTGACAACAATTGATCATGGAATGTCACCGGATTTTATTGTGATTGATTTACGGGCTGCCTGGGAAACACTTGGTGAAATTACGGGAGATACAGTTGGTGAAGATATTATCGATCAAATTTTTAGCCAATTTTGTATAGGAAAATAG
- the mnmG gene encoding tRNA uridine-5-carboxymethylaminomethyl(34) synthesis enzyme MnmG, which translates to MFVAEEYDVIVIGAGHAGVEAALASARMGCKTMLATLNMDNIAMMPCNPSVGGPAKGHLVCEIDALGGEMGINSDKTCIQFRMLNTGKGPAVHAMRAQADKKLYQFTMKETCENQENLDVKQLLIEKIIIEDGQIRGVEIETGEIYHCKCAILASGTYLKGKIVIGENAYSGGPNGQRAAEKLSDSLREAGIRLMRFKTGTPARVDGRSLNYEKMMIQPGDDEMHNFSFMSDIKTRQQVPCWLTYTNEQTHDIIRKNLHRAPMYSGAIEGTGPRYCPAIETKIVRFAEKTSHQLFVEPEGLNTNEMYVQGMSTSLPIDVQYEFLRTIPGLENVKIMRPGYAIEYDCVDPVQLKASLEFKSIQGLFSAGQANGTSGYEEAAAQGLIAGINAALSVKEKEPFILSRSDAYIGVLIDDLVTKGTNEPYRIMTSRAEYRLLLRQDNADLRLTQKGYDVGLVTEDRYTRFKEKKESIENTLKILTETMITPTPATQEKLAAIHTSDIRTGTTLYDLLKRTGMEYELLRSQFDLPETTSEVRKQVEIIVRYEGYIKKQVEQVERYEKLEQKMIPADIDYETVPSLPGEARQKLTEIKPRSIGQASRISGVSPADISILIVYLEQESRRKENKA; encoded by the coding sequence TTGTTTGTTGCTGAAGAATATGATGTAATTGTTATTGGTGCTGGACACGCTGGTGTAGAAGCAGCACTTGCTTCAGCTCGCATGGGCTGTAAAACAATGCTTGCAACTTTAAATATGGATAATATTGCAATGATGCCATGCAATCCTTCGGTTGGTGGTCCGGCGAAGGGGCATTTAGTTTGCGAAATTGATGCTTTAGGCGGCGAAATGGGTATTAATAGTGATAAGACTTGTATCCAATTTAGAATGCTCAATACGGGGAAGGGGCCTGCTGTGCATGCGATGCGTGCGCAAGCAGATAAAAAACTTTATCAGTTCACAATGAAAGAAACTTGTGAGAACCAAGAAAATCTTGACGTAAAACAGCTGCTGATAGAAAAAATTATCATTGAAGATGGTCAAATCAGAGGCGTTGAGATTGAAACGGGAGAGATTTATCATTGTAAATGTGCGATTTTAGCATCGGGTACGTATTTAAAAGGAAAAATTGTAATTGGTGAAAATGCTTATTCCGGTGGTCCAAATGGGCAACGAGCGGCAGAAAAATTATCAGATTCACTTCGTGAAGCAGGGATAAGACTGATGCGCTTTAAGACGGGAACTCCGGCTAGAGTAGACGGACGTTCACTGAATTACGAAAAAATGATGATACAGCCTGGCGACGATGAAATGCATAATTTTTCTTTTATGAGTGATATAAAAACGCGACAACAAGTGCCGTGCTGGCTGACGTATACAAATGAACAAACGCATGATATCATTCGTAAAAATCTACATCGAGCACCCATGTATTCAGGGGCAATTGAAGGGACTGGCCCTAGGTATTGTCCGGCAATTGAAACTAAAATCGTTCGATTTGCAGAAAAAACATCCCATCAATTATTTGTTGAGCCTGAAGGATTGAATACGAATGAAATGTATGTGCAAGGAATGTCTACTAGTTTACCAATTGATGTGCAATATGAATTTTTAAGAACGATTCCAGGATTAGAAAATGTTAAAATCATGCGTCCTGGTTATGCGATAGAATATGATTGTGTAGATCCAGTCCAACTAAAAGCATCTCTTGAATTTAAATCCATACAAGGGTTATTCTCAGCTGGGCAAGCAAATGGAACTTCTGGATATGAAGAAGCTGCTGCACAAGGGTTAATCGCCGGAATAAATGCAGCATTAAGCGTAAAAGAAAAAGAGCCTTTTATTTTATCAAGATCTGATGCGTATATTGGTGTGCTAATTGATGATTTAGTGACTAAAGGGACAAATGAACCTTATCGAATTATGACTTCTCGCGCAGAGTATCGTCTTCTGTTAAGACAAGACAATGCGGATTTACGCTTAACGCAAAAAGGGTATGATGTCGGTTTGGTAACAGAAGATCGCTATACCCGGTTTAAAGAAAAAAAAGAAAGTATTGAAAATACCCTGAAAATTTTAACCGAAACAATGATTACGCCGACACCGGCTACACAAGAAAAACTTGCTGCAATTCATACGAGTGATATTAGAACGGGAACTACGCTGTATGATCTATTAAAACGTACAGGAATGGAATATGAATTACTTCGGAGTCAATTTGATTTACCGGAGACAACATCTGAAGTACGCAAACAAGTTGAAATTATTGTACGCTATGAAGGTTATATAAAAAAGCAAGTTGAACAAGTTGAACGTTATGAAAAATTGGAACAGAAGATGATTCCTGCCGACATTGATTATGAGACGGTGCCTAGCCTGCCAGGTGAAGCACGGCAAAAACTTACAGAAATAAAACCTCGTTCCATTGGGCAGGCCAGCCGAATTTCTGGAGTGTCGCCTGCGGATATCTCAATCCTAATTGTATATTTAGAGCAAGAGAGCCGTAGAAAGGAAAATAAAGCATGA
- the rsmG gene encoding 16S rRNA (guanine(527)-N(7))-methyltransferase RsmG yields the protein MTFADHLREIARAYPIELTQEQLDSYATYYQLLIEWNQKINLTAITEERQVAIKHMIDSLSCFDEKIFFTGCSVIDVGTGAGFPGLPLKIFRDHMHLTLLDSLNKRVKFLSTVADTLHLTNIDVIHSRAEEGAREKQYRECYDVAVSRAVARLNILSELCMPFVKIGGYFVSLKGAQYLAEVDEAKRSIEILGGKIEKVIPIKLPELNDVRAVIYIKKIRKTPTIYPRKAGIPEKKPL from the coding sequence ATGACATTTGCAGATCATCTTAGAGAAATTGCGCGTGCATATCCTATCGAATTAACGCAGGAGCAGTTAGATTCATATGCGACTTATTATCAGCTTTTAATTGAGTGGAACCAGAAAATAAATTTAACTGCGATTACTGAAGAACGACAAGTTGCGATTAAACATATGATAGATTCACTCAGCTGTTTTGATGAAAAGATATTTTTTACAGGCTGTTCTGTTATCGATGTGGGGACTGGCGCCGGCTTCCCTGGGCTGCCATTGAAAATATTTCGCGATCATATGCATCTAACCTTACTTGATTCTTTAAATAAACGGGTTAAGTTCCTCTCTACAGTTGCTGATACACTGCATTTAACAAATATTGATGTGATTCATAGCCGGGCAGAAGAAGGTGCCAGAGAGAAGCAATATCGCGAGTGTTATGACGTTGCAGTATCACGTGCAGTTGCCCGACTAAACATATTGTCAGAACTTTGCATGCCGTTTGTAAAGATAGGCGGCTATTTTGTATCACTTAAAGGCGCGCAATATCTTGCAGAAGTCGATGAAGCGAAACGATCAATAGAAATATTGGGTGGAAAAATAGAAAAAGTTATACCAATAAAATTGCCTGAATTAAATGATGTTAGAGCGGTTATTTATATAAAAAAAATAAGAAAAACACCAACAATTTATCCGAGAAAAGCTGGGATACCAGAAAAAAAACCTCTATAA